The following proteins come from a genomic window of Oscillospiraceae bacterium:
- a CDS encoding L-lactate dehydrogenase: MKKRKIVMVGCGYVGATSIFSMMSSGVCNHIAVIDYNREKAEGDVMDMNDGISFLRPTTLTVSDYADCRDTDIIVITAGAAQQQGQTRNDLLAANIKIFRSILDQVMPNLGDNTVILVVTNPVDVLTHFTRQYTGLPANRVLGSGTVLDTARLKYETAQHTGVDARDVHTFVIGEHGDTSVAAFSSTHIAGLSLQEYCSQCQACNVNLTIGLENHVRNAAYEIINKKGATFYAVALTVNRIVEAILNDQKAILTVSTHLNGQYNLHDICLSLPCVVGAKGVERVLTPPLNDEETQALHASAKAIRDNLEAIQ, encoded by the coding sequence ATGAAAAAGCGTAAAATTGTTATGGTCGGCTGCGGCTATGTCGGCGCTACATCAATCTTTTCCATGATGTCGAGCGGCGTATGCAACCACATTGCCGTTATTGACTACAACCGAGAAAAGGCAGAGGGCGATGTCATGGATATGAACGACGGCATCAGCTTTCTGCGTCCGACAACGCTGACAGTGAGCGATTACGCCGACTGCCGCGATACTGACATCATTGTCATCACCGCCGGTGCGGCGCAACAACAGGGGCAAACGCGCAATGACCTGCTTGCCGCCAACATTAAAATTTTTCGCTCCATTCTCGACCAAGTGATGCCCAATCTCGGCGACAACACCGTCATTTTAGTCGTCACCAACCCCGTTGATGTGTTGACACACTTCACACGCCAATACACCGGCTTGCCTGCCAACCGTGTTCTTGGCTCCGGCACGGTGCTTGATACCGCGCGACTTAAATATGAAACTGCACAGCACACCGGCGTTGACGCGCGAGATGTTCACACTTTCGTCATCGGCGAACATGGCGATACATCTGTTGCGGCATTTAGCTCCACTCATATCGCAGGGTTGAGTTTGCAGGAATATTGCAGCCAATGCCAAGCCTGCAACGTCAACTTAACCATCGGACTGGAAAATCACGTACGCAACGCAGCCTATGAAATTATTAACAAAAAAGGCGCGACCTTCTACGCCGTCGCGCTGACTGTCAACCGCATCGTCGAGGCAATTTTGAACGATCAAAAGGCCATTTTGACGGTGAGTACGCACCTTAACGGACAGTACAATTTGCATGATATCTGTTTGAGCTTACCGTGTGTAGTCGGCGCAAAAGGTGTAGAACGTGTACTGACGCCGCCGCTAAATGATGAAGAAACACAGGCGTTACACGCCAGTGCAAAAGCGATACGGGATAACTTAGAGGCTATCCAATAA
- a CDS encoding alpha-glucosidase: MLTIENRGNILRILHNDRVVIDHAPDNPFITAAAGAQKIKGYSDGWQLKNKVKGKTGLPYAQHDAARKTIRFADNEFSITFSVEEVDDSVVLRPHRAGNRYNQFWFRFPCRPGIAVYGGGAQYKHGDLRNKAISLWLREERLPHGQLPEVSVPGDRGTGSYPQSTFVTEDSVFVHIDTKGYAAFDFTGARHLTVETWGTPAAIVTGAAESPQHALKALTRTTGRQPLLPQWCYTGAWMDIGGGLQSMLSQIEKAVNANAVIGTLCIRDWTGLRQDTDTQQPFYDWVWNQEMYPLLPELIKQFTSQGIKTMAYINPHFSIEGRLFSEASMKGYLMRKPEGGVAIHDMGGFMAGHLDLTNPEAVEWFKHIIKNNVLALGFDGYFADLGGFFPPDVVLHSRQSPIAVHNQWPLLWAKLNQEVVREYSREAEAVFYVHAGGAGVGGCAPMVETGEHSTGWGRVDGLPSALTAALSLGWSGMGVAHAPIGGTRSTMAKRSKELMIRWGEFACFTPVMRFCHIEGEHWEFGTDAETGEIMARLTRVHAAMAPYLRNCIRENTANGLPIMRSLALAYPDNKALMKNKDAYMLGSELFVAPVMEPKVIKRRLILPEGNWVYIWTGQEFNGGEIEVRAPLGQPPVFYNARGSHVRLFQEIAGM; the protein is encoded by the coding sequence ATGCTGACAATCGAAAATCGCGGAAATATCTTGCGTATCCTACACAACGACAGGGTAGTGATTGACCATGCGCCCGATAATCCGTTTATCACAGCGGCAGCCGGCGCGCAGAAAATTAAGGGGTACAGCGATGGCTGGCAACTTAAAAATAAGGTTAAAGGCAAAACAGGCTTGCCGTATGCACAGCACGATGCAGCACGAAAGACCATTCGGTTTGCCGACAACGAGTTTTCTATCACGTTTAGCGTTGAAGAGGTGGATGATAGCGTTGTTTTGCGTCCGCATCGCGCCGGCAATCGGTATAATCAATTTTGGTTTCGTTTCCCGTGCCGCCCTGGTATTGCTGTTTATGGCGGTGGCGCACAATACAAGCATGGAGATTTGCGTAACAAGGCTATTTCATTGTGGCTGCGTGAGGAGCGCTTGCCGCATGGACAACTACCGGAAGTCAGCGTGCCGGGCGATCGTGGTACAGGCAGTTACCCGCAAAGCACTTTTGTCACTGAAGATTCAGTATTTGTGCATATTGACACCAAAGGTTATGCGGCGTTTGATTTTACCGGTGCGCGACATTTGACCGTGGAAACATGGGGTACGCCTGCGGCAATTGTCACCGGCGCGGCCGAGTCGCCGCAACACGCGCTTAAAGCGTTGACACGCACCACGGGGCGGCAGCCGCTGTTGCCGCAGTGGTGTTATACCGGCGCATGGATGGATATCGGTGGCGGACTGCAAAGCATGTTGTCACAAATCGAAAAGGCAGTTAACGCCAATGCCGTTATTGGTACACTTTGCATCCGTGATTGGACGGGGCTGCGGCAGGATACCGACACGCAGCAACCTTTTTATGACTGGGTATGGAATCAAGAAATGTACCCGTTGTTGCCCGAACTCATCAAGCAATTCACTTCGCAAGGCATCAAGACAATGGCATATATTAACCCGCATTTTAGTATTGAAGGACGGTTGTTTTCCGAGGCGTCTATGAAAGGCTATCTCATGCGCAAGCCTGAAGGCGGTGTCGCCATCCACGATATGGGCGGCTTTATGGCAGGACATTTGGATTTGACCAATCCCGAGGCCGTCGAGTGGTTTAAACATATCATTAAGAATAATGTCCTCGCGCTCGGGTTTGACGGCTATTTTGCCGATTTAGGCGGCTTTTTCCCGCCTGATGTAGTATTGCATTCACGCCAAAGTCCCATTGCTGTGCACAACCAATGGCCGCTGCTATGGGCGAAACTCAACCAAGAAGTGGTGCGAGAGTACAGCCGTGAGGCAGAAGCCGTTTTCTATGTCCATGCCGGCGGCGCGGGTGTAGGTGGTTGTGCGCCTATGGTGGAAACGGGAGAACATTCGACGGGTTGGGGTCGTGTTGACGGGTTGCCGTCGGCGTTGACGGCGGCATTGTCGTTGGGGTGGTCGGGCATGGGCGTGGCGCATGCGCCAATTGGTGGCACACGCTCGACGATGGCGAAGCGTTCCAAAGAGTTGATGATTCGTTGGGGCGAATTTGCCTGCTTTACGCCGGTTATGCGGTTCTGCCATATTGAAGGGGAGCACTGGGAGTTTGGTACCGATGCTGAAACCGGCGAAATTATGGCGCGTTTGACACGTGTACATGCTGCAATGGCGCCGTACCTACGCAACTGCATTCGCGAAAATACGGCAAACGGTTTGCCGATTATGCGCTCACTTGCCTTGGCATATCCTGATAATAAAGCGCTGATGAAAAATAAAGATGCTTACATGTTGGGGAGTGAGTTGTTTGTTGCGCCTGTCATGGAGCCAAAAGTCATTAAGCGCCGGCTGATTTTGCCCGAGGGAAACTGGGTTTACATTTGGACAGGGCAAGAGTTCAACGGCGGTGAAATTGAAGTGCGCGCACCGCTGGGACAGCCGCCGGTGTTTTATAATGCGCGCGGCTCACATGTGCGCTTATTTCAAGAGATAGCGGGGATGTAG
- a CDS encoding NAD-dependent epimerase/dehydratase family protein has protein sequence MKILMIGGTGIISTAVTELLVTQGYDVTLVHRNGRVPNVRNILCPVEQLSEHLGNETFDVAINWICYTPEDMTRDLAQFTGRVAQYIFISSTVVYDRPTQPLLVREDAPHVTRGWPYAMQKSACERMLQEQCLLPYTIVRPSHTYGRGKLPAPMAQTKQYWSIADRLLRRKPFIVPGDGTSVWTLTHSTDFARGLLPLLGNKQALWQDYHLTSSEWLTWRQILDITAKALGVEAITVPMCSVEIEQQLPQYQYTLTCDKAFSALFDNSKRLALNASADAVIPFAEGIRRELAYYDAHPECRTVDNAYNAALDSLL, from the coding sequence ATGAAAATTTTAATGATCGGCGGCACGGGCATCATCAGCACTGCTGTCACTGAATTGCTTGTGACACAAGGATATGATGTCACGCTTGTCCATCGCAATGGCCGTGTGCCAAATGTGCGAAACATTCTATGCCCCGTCGAGCAATTGTCCGAACATCTCGGCAATGAAACATTTGACGTCGCTATCAATTGGATTTGCTATACGCCAGAAGACATGACGCGTGACCTTGCGCAGTTCACAGGCCGCGTGGCGCAATATATCTTTATCAGTTCAACGGTCGTGTATGACCGTCCGACACAGCCGTTGCTCGTACGTGAAGATGCACCGCATGTGACAAGAGGCTGGCCATATGCTATGCAAAAATCCGCTTGTGAGCGCATGTTGCAAGAACAATGCTTGCTGCCGTACACCATCGTACGCCCATCACATACCTATGGACGCGGCAAACTCCCTGCACCTATGGCACAAACCAAACAATATTGGAGCATTGCTGACCGATTGTTACGCCGAAAGCCTTTCATCGTGCCGGGCGACGGCACATCAGTATGGACATTAACGCACAGCACCGATTTCGCGCGCGGCTTGTTGCCATTGCTCGGCAACAAACAAGCACTTTGGCAAGACTATCATCTCACGTCATCCGAATGGTTAACATGGCGGCAAATTCTCGACATTACGGCCAAAGCATTGGGTGTCGAGGCAATCACTGTGCCGATGTGCAGCGTTGAAATTGAACAACAATTGCCGCAATACCAATACACATTGACCTGCGACAAAGCGTTCAGCGCACTCTTCGACAACAGTAAGCGGTTGGCTCTTAATGCGTCAGCAGATGCAGTTATACCATTTGCTGAAGGGATACGCCGCGAACTGGCGTATTATGATGCACATCCTGAATGCCGCACGGTCGACAATGCATACAATGCAGCATTGGACTCGCTCTTGTAG
- a CDS encoding HIT family protein, protein MNDNIKFENEFVCAVPSTDDNGNVYDKVLVGSYVIIPKSHIETPFDLSEQEWLATKKMIDTVKHYLDKKYKPDGYNLGWNVGPIAGQTVSYAHLHIIPRFKDEPYANRGIRFWLKQQENTRPCNRAK, encoded by the coding sequence ATGAATGATAATATTAAGTTTGAAAACGAATTTGTTTGTGCCGTTCCTTCAACTGACGATAACGGCAATGTGTATGACAAGGTATTAGTAGGTTCTTATGTTATTATACCAAAATCCCACATAGAAACACCTTTTGATTTATCTGAGCAGGAATGGCTTGCTACCAAAAAGATGATAGATACGGTCAAACACTATCTTGATAAAAAATATAAACCTGACGGATATAATTTAGGTTGGAATGTTGGACCAATTGCTGGTCAGACAGTTTCATATGCTCATTTACATATTATACCGAGATTTAAGGACGAACCTTACGCAAATAGAGGTATACGTTTTTGGCTAAAACAACAGGAAAATACAAGACCGTGCAATCGCGCAAAATAA
- a CDS encoding DUF4364 family protein has product MQLGFSGDELSMKILILYALDKLNNASLDDLQQLVFIQEDTDYFLFAAATGQLVDAGQLEEIEGGFAITQHGREAVGAMLKTLPAAMRDECDRVALQLLERRTLQAALDVKIIEHGGKYSVALRLNDNDIPMFDLTMAVGDLKQAKRVVKKFQGNASWVYQRVLELLDSL; this is encoded by the coding sequence ATGCAACTAGGTTTTTCCGGCGATGAATTATCAATGAAAATACTCATCCTCTACGCACTGGACAAACTCAACAACGCGAGTCTTGATGATCTGCAACAACTTGTATTCATTCAAGAAGACACTGATTATTTCCTCTTCGCCGCAGCAACAGGGCAGCTTGTTGATGCGGGACAGCTGGAAGAAATTGAAGGCGGATTTGCTATTACACAACATGGCCGTGAGGCCGTCGGTGCTATGCTGAAAACGCTGCCTGCCGCTATGCGTGACGAATGTGACAGAGTAGCATTGCAATTGCTTGAACGGCGGACATTGCAAGCGGCATTGGATGTTAAAATTATCGAACATGGCGGAAAATATTCGGTGGCCTTGCGGCTGAATGACAACGACATACCGATGTTTGATTTGACGATGGCTGTTGGCGACTTAAAGCAAGCAAAACGCGTTGTTAAGAAATTTCAAGGCAACGCCAGTTGGGTATATCAGCGGGTGCTGGAGTTATTGGATAGCCTCTAA
- a CDS encoding corrinoid protein: MENILQQLADCVISGKRNDITPLVETALAEGIAASDILQNGLLKGMDVVAGAFARNEMYIPEVMLAARVMNTATAMLKPYLNDEANALGVAVIGTVRGDRHDIGKNILKIMLEGKGFEVVDLGVDVEAQAFCDAVRERKPNLLCMSALLTTTMPAMTEAMELLRNSGLRNNVKVMVGGAPVNEAFCKEIGADGYADDAATAAVWAKEAVLV; this comes from the coding sequence ATGGAAAACATCTTGCAACAACTCGCCGACTGCGTTATCAGCGGCAAACGCAATGACATCACACCGTTGGTTGAAACAGCTCTGGCGGAGGGTATTGCGGCATCAGACATCTTGCAGAACGGATTGCTCAAAGGCATGGATGTGGTTGCCGGTGCATTCGCGCGCAATGAGATGTATATTCCGGAAGTCATGCTTGCAGCGCGGGTGATGAATACAGCGACGGCAATGCTCAAACCCTATCTCAACGATGAGGCAAACGCGCTGGGCGTTGCCGTTATCGGTACGGTACGCGGTGACAGGCACGACATTGGTAAAAATATCTTAAAAATTATGCTGGAAGGCAAGGGGTTTGAAGTCGTTGATCTCGGTGTGGATGTTGAGGCGCAGGCGTTTTGTGATGCCGTGCGTGAGCGTAAACCCAATTTGTTGTGTATGTCGGCACTGTTGACCACGACTATGCCTGCTATGACTGAGGCGATGGAACTATTGCGCAACAGCGGCCTGCGTAATAATGTTAAAGTCATGGTAGGTGGTGCGCCGGTCAATGAAGCATTTTGTAAAGAAATCGGCGCAGATGGTTACGCCGACGACGCGGCAACAGCGGCAGTATGGGCGAAAGAGGCGGTTTTAGTCTAA
- a CDS encoding F420-0--gamma-glutamyl ligase, translating into MSDSRNNPESRREENGIAYYERCDVVHDGVTYQRLAVQTHFVERGESYIELVEHYIAPLLQDGDMLSISEKIISMCQNNVVERKDIKIGFWAKLLARFASSNKHGPGVSEPPKMQLAIDLAGLPRILWATICSAAGKLFGKRGLFYKIAGHGIDGIDGLYPQSDFAAYREMALLNPREPDKVCAEVEAILGVPVMLVDANDLTVTIFGKSPSMALSDADLCAIIKDNPAGQNDELTPLILIRCGEAA; encoded by the coding sequence ATGTCAGATTCACGTAACAATCCTGAGAGCCGTCGAGAAGAAAACGGTATTGCCTATTACGAGCGGTGTGACGTTGTACATGACGGTGTGACGTATCAACGTCTTGCTGTACAGACGCATTTTGTCGAGCGCGGTGAGTCATATATCGAGTTGGTCGAGCACTACATCGCACCCCTTTTACAGGATGGTGATATGCTGTCTATTTCAGAGAAGATTATCTCCATGTGCCAGAACAATGTTGTTGAGCGCAAAGACATCAAAATCGGTTTTTGGGCGAAGCTGTTGGCACGCTTTGCATCAAGCAACAAACACGGCCCCGGCGTGAGTGAACCGCCCAAGATGCAGCTCGCCATTGATTTGGCGGGATTGCCGCGCATTTTGTGGGCGACTATTTGTTCAGCTGCTGGAAAATTGTTTGGAAAGCGCGGATTGTTTTACAAAATTGCCGGTCATGGCATTGACGGTATTGATGGCCTATATCCACAGTCGGATTTTGCTGCTTATCGTGAAATGGCGTTGCTGAACCCGCGCGAGCCCGATAAAGTTTGTGCCGAGGTCGAGGCAATATTGGGCGTACCTGTGATGCTGGTCGACGCCAATGATTTGACGGTGACCATTTTTGGTAAGTCGCCGTCTATGGCGTTGTCTGACGCTGACTTATGTGCCATTATTAAGGATAATCCCGCCGGGCAAAATGATGAACTAACGCCGTTGATTCTCATCCGGTGCGGTGAAGCAGCATGA
- a CDS encoding FAD-dependent oxidoreductase translates to MVYDLAIVGGGAAGCKAAEAAASAGMSTILLEKAQLGGNTFRAGSVPMGALLRDLTLFQARTLDRAQQYDLAGAMNRVRQNIDLMRDQQQKTLERLGVELRGMSAGFDTPTQESFVLRGEGDVVRAKRILLSTGSLPAIAHLPSAMNAIEYGTLLTSGQPLLQGALPSSILIVGTNIPSLQWAALLSAGGCKVTMLDSRITCADVLDQTTTENLMRHLQAMGVTIITQAKLTDVGFGFALFDTPDGAVRYECERVLFCRYRLPVTRGIGLSSIGLHRSEGAIVTDARARTSVPAVYAAGDCNGKTYTAQTAYREAEVAVANMCGTPAQVRYHAIPTFMEALGEMASVGYTMETAVKKDIEPRLATLPLSYADSQRFAGNGHVTIIKDSNTNRLIGAHLMGDGACHAVRLLTTAVEAGMDAQTARRYITPDNLATETVRSVLLQLS, encoded by the coding sequence ATGGTTTATGATTTAGCAATCGTAGGCGGCGGCGCGGCCGGCTGTAAAGCGGCGGAAGCGGCCGCGTCGGCGGGCATGTCTACCATTTTGTTGGAGAAGGCGCAGTTAGGCGGCAATACTTTCAGGGCTGGTTCTGTGCCGATGGGTGCGTTGCTGCGCGATTTAACATTGTTTCAAGCGCGTACGCTCGACCGTGCGCAGCAGTATGATTTGGCGGGTGCGATGAACCGCGTACGGCAGAACATTGACCTTATGCGCGATCAACAGCAGAAAACACTTGAACGTTTAGGTGTTGAACTTCGAGGCATGTCAGCGGGATTTGACACGCCCACGCAAGAGAGTTTTGTTTTACGCGGCGAGGGTGATGTTGTGCGTGCCAAACGTATTTTGCTTTCGACAGGCTCATTGCCTGCCATTGCGCATTTGCCGTCAGCAATGAATGCCATCGAATACGGCACGCTGCTGACCAGCGGTCAGCCGTTGTTACAGGGCGCGCTGCCGTCCTCAATTTTGATTGTCGGCACCAATATTCCGTCGTTGCAATGGGCGGCATTGCTCAGCGCGGGTGGTTGTAAAGTCACCATGCTCGACAGTCGCATCACGTGTGCTGATGTATTGGACCAAACAACGACCGAGAACTTAATGCGGCATTTACAAGCTATGGGCGTCACTATTATCACACAAGCAAAGCTGACCGATGTCGGTTTCGGCTTTGCGCTTTTTGACACGCCTGACGGTGCTGTGCGTTATGAGTGTGAGCGCGTGCTGTTTTGTCGGTATAGATTGCCCGTTACGCGCGGTATCGGACTATCCAGCATTGGATTGCACCGAAGTGAGGGTGCGATTGTGACCGATGCGCGCGCGCGCACCAGTGTGCCTGCTGTTTATGCCGCAGGCGATTGCAACGGCAAGACCTATACTGCACAAACGGCGTATCGCGAAGCAGAAGTTGCCGTTGCCAATATGTGTGGTACGCCGGCACAGGTGCGTTATCACGCTATTCCAACGTTTATGGAGGCGCTGGGGGAGATGGCGAGTGTCGGCTATACCATGGAGACGGCTGTAAAAAAAGACATTGAGCCGCGATTGGCAACATTGCCGTTGTCGTATGCCGACTCGCAACGCTTTGCCGGTAACGGGCATGTCACCATCATAAAGGATAGCAACACCAACCGGCTCATCGGTGCGCATTTAATGGGCGACGGCGCATGTCATGCGGTGCGGTTGCTCACTACGGCAGTTGAGGCGGGGATGGACGCGCAAACAGCCAGGCGCTATATCACGCCCGACAATTTGGCAACAGAAACGGTGCGGAGCGTGTTGTTGCAGTTGTCTTGA
- a CDS encoding zinc ABC transporter substrate-binding protein, with amino-acid sequence MRYAKRLAVIFAALLSFAACAPSYGAGENAAPAMSRNAERLAVIAGNFVAYDFARQVAGDLADVQLLLPAGTKCHGFDPSPRDILAVQNADLFVYTSHFGEPWVQSMLTSMRGDVQAVALAEHISLVAHAPDGDVIDPHIWLNLPYAVAMVEVMIEAMSVADPSNQAMYFENGRAYTHVLLELDAQFQCVMQRRARDTLVFGNRYAAAHFSARYDLHAVTVLDSCHDHADPSVQTVFAAMTAIRDGGHTVVFGIENDANHVANTLADETNTQMLVFHAAHNVSADERGMSFADIMRQNLQHVSQALTDNE; translated from the coding sequence ATGCGTTACGCCAAACGACTTGCCGTTATTTTTGCTGCTTTGCTATCTTTTGCCGCCTGTGCGCCAAGCTATGGGGCGGGAGAGAATGCCGCACCTGCCATGAGCAGGAACGCTGAGCGGCTTGCTGTCATTGCCGGAAATTTTGTGGCATATGACTTTGCGCGGCAAGTCGCGGGCGATTTAGCCGATGTGCAGCTCCTTTTGCCGGCTGGTACAAAATGTCACGGCTTTGACCCATCGCCGCGTGATATTTTGGCGGTTCAGAACGCCGATTTGTTCGTCTATACCAGTCATTTTGGCGAACCGTGGGTGCAGTCCATGTTGACATCGATGCGTGGTGATGTTCAAGCTGTTGCGCTTGCCGAGCACATTTCGCTGGTCGCGCACGCGCCTGATGGTGACGTAATCGACCCGCACATTTGGCTCAACCTGCCCTATGCCGTTGCTATGGTGGAAGTGATGATTGAGGCAATGAGCGTCGCCGACCCATCCAATCAAGCGATGTATTTTGAAAATGGCCGTGCCTACACGCATGTATTGCTCGAACTGGACGCGCAATTTCAGTGTGTTATGCAACGGCGTGCGCGCGATACACTTGTATTTGGCAATCGTTACGCTGCAGCGCATTTTAGCGCACGGTATGATTTGCATGCCGTTACGGTACTCGATAGCTGTCACGACCACGCTGACCCAAGTGTACAGACGGTATTTGCCGCCATGACTGCTATCCGCGATGGTGGACACACTGTTGTATTTGGTATAGAAAACGATGCCAACCACGTTGCCAACACGTTGGCGGACGAAACGAATACGCAGATGCTTGTCTTTCACGCGGCACATAATGTGAGTGCTGACGAGCGTGGCATGTCGTTTGCCGATATTATGCGGCAGAACTTGCAGCATGTGTCACAGGCTCTAACCGACAATGAGTAA
- a CDS encoding toprim domain-containing protein: MSKQTYDNQAISALKGAERVRKRPGVIFGSDGLEGCQHAVFEILSNSIDEAREGRGKVIAVTRFEDHSIEVEDAGSGCPVDYNEKEGRYNWELVFCELYAGGKYHNAEGGSYEYSLGLNGLGSCATQYASEYMDVTVWRDMQEYTLRFERGENVGGLQSKPLERKKTGTRIRWKPDLDVFTDIAVSAEYFADMLKRQAVVNSGVTFRFRNQVGGKFETTDFIYTNGIADYIAELVGQTDEEPGEKLNPISFWQTERKGRDRADKPEYKVKLSCAFCFSQTISHIEHYHNSSWLAHGGSPDKALRSAFVSALDGFCKQEGKYTKNESKITFQDVADCLVFVSNNFSTATSYENQTKKAINNKFIQEAMTDFLKQNWEIYCLENKQDALRIADQVLINKRSRERAEETRLGIKKKLSGGLDIQNRVQKFVDCRSRDVSQRELYIVEGDSALGACKMARDADFQAIMPIRGKILNCLKEDYAKIFKSEIITDLLKVLGCGVEIKSKQKDLPTFDLGALRWGKVIICTDADVDGFHIRTMVLAMLYRLVPTLINEGLVYIALSPLFEINTKDKTLFAYSDEDLTEILKDIGNQKYTIQRSKGLGENEPDMMNLTTMNPATRRLIRVMPEEAEAMANVFDLLLGKNLAGRKEHIAQYGGQYLAEIEVS, translated from the coding sequence ATGAGCAAACAAACTTATGACAATCAAGCCATATCGGCACTCAAAGGTGCCGAGCGTGTTCGCAAACGTCCCGGCGTTATTTTCGGCTCAGATGGGCTGGAAGGTTGTCAGCACGCCGTTTTTGAGATTTTATCGAACTCCATTGACGAGGCACGCGAGGGTCGCGGCAAAGTCATTGCTGTTACACGCTTTGAAGACCACTCCATTGAGGTTGAAGATGCCGGTAGTGGTTGCCCTGTCGACTACAATGAAAAAGAGGGGCGTTATAACTGGGAACTTGTCTTTTGTGAACTCTACGCCGGGGGAAAGTATCACAATGCCGAGGGCGGCAGCTATGAATATTCGCTGGGACTCAACGGTTTAGGCTCTTGTGCTACACAGTATGCGTCGGAATATATGGATGTTACCGTTTGGCGCGATATGCAGGAGTACACGTTGCGTTTTGAACGCGGCGAAAATGTTGGCGGGTTGCAAAGCAAGCCGCTGGAACGCAAGAAAACCGGCACACGAATCCGCTGGAAACCCGATCTCGACGTCTTTACCGACATCGCCGTCTCTGCTGAGTATTTTGCTGATATGCTCAAACGCCAAGCTGTTGTCAACAGCGGCGTGACATTTCGCTTTCGCAACCAAGTAGGCGGCAAATTTGAAACGACCGATTTCATTTACACCAACGGCATTGCTGACTATATTGCTGAACTGGTGGGACAAACGGATGAAGAACCGGGCGAAAAACTCAATCCCATCTCGTTCTGGCAAACTGAACGCAAAGGCCGTGACCGTGCCGACAAGCCGGAATACAAGGTCAAACTCTCCTGTGCATTCTGCTTTTCGCAAACCATTAGCCATATCGAACATTACCACAATTCTTCATGGCTGGCGCATGGCGGTTCGCCCGACAAGGCATTGCGTTCGGCGTTCGTGTCGGCGTTAGACGGATTTTGCAAGCAAGAGGGAAAATACACTAAAAATGAGTCAAAAATCACTTTCCAAGATGTTGCCGACTGCCTTGTTTTCGTCAGTAACAATTTTTCAACGGCAACTTCTTACGAAAACCAAACCAAAAAGGCCATCAACAATAAGTTCATCCAAGAGGCGATGACTGATTTCCTCAAACAAAATTGGGAGATTTACTGCCTGGAAAACAAGCAGGACGCATTACGTATCGCTGACCAAGTGCTGATTAACAAACGCAGTCGTGAGCGTGCCGAAGAAACACGGCTGGGCATCAAAAAGAAACTGTCGGGCGGGCTGGATATTCAAAACCGTGTGCAAAAATTTGTCGATTGTCGTAGCCGGGATGTGTCGCAGCGTGAGCTGTACATTGTCGAGGGTGACAGTGCATTGGGCGCTTGTAAAATGGCGCGTGATGCTGACTTTCAAGCAATTATGCCCATTCGCGGTAAGATTTTGAACTGTCTGAAAGAAGACTATGCTAAAATTTTTAAGAGTGAGATTATTACCGATCTGCTCAAAGTATTGGGCTGCGGTGTCGAAATCAAAAGCAAGCAAAAAGACCTGCCCACCTTTGATTTGGGTGCGTTGCGGTGGGGCAAAGTGATTATCTGCACCGATGCCGATGTTGATGGATTCCACATTCGTACGATGGTGCTTGCCATGCTGTACCGCCTTGTGCCGACGCTGATTAACGAGGGGTTGGTTTATATTGCACTGAGTCCGCTGTTTGAAATTAACACCAAGGACAAGACGCTGTTTGCATACAGTGATGAGGACTTGACCGAAATATTAAAAGATATCGGCAACCAGAAGTATACGATTCAGCGCTCCAAAGGTTTGGGCGAAAATGAGCCGGACATGATGAATTTAACGACAATGAATCCTGCTACACGGCGATTGATTCGCGTCATGCCGGAAGAGGCAGAGGCAATGGCGAATGTGTTTGACTTATTATTGGGCAAGAATTTGGCGGGACGGAAAGAGCATATCGCTCAATATGGGGGGCAGTATTTGGCGGAGATTGAAGTGTCGTAA